The genome window AATATGTACGGGAGATGGCGGAGGTAAAAACTACGGATTACAAGCGGGTTATCTTACTAGCTCAAGCCATTCGGGCGGCCCGGGCCGTGGATATTCTGTACCATAAAGATGGTGAAATCAGTGAATTAAGCCGAAGTAACTTTTTTATCTTAAAAGGAAACCGACTTATTACGCCTAATCGCAATATCCTCCACGGCATCACCCGCCGGACGGTCTTGCACTTGGCCGAAGCTGATTTTGAGGTTGAAGAGCGCCCAGTTTTACTCTCGGAGCTTTACGATGCCGATGAGGCTTTTACGACCAGCACAACCAAGAAAGTGTTGCCCATCACCCAAATTGGCGATTTCACCATTGCAGATGGTAAACCCGGCGAACGGACTAAATACTTGTTGGAGCAGTTTGAAGAACTCGTTAATAATTGGTGAAGCGAAAAGCAACAGGAAACAGGTTATAAAGCTTGTTTCCTGTGCTGGCTTTAGTCTTTGTATATCTTCACTTCTGATACGCCGTCTGCCTTAATAAAACCCCGGTACATGCCTTCCGAGTTGAAGGGCATGGCCACGTTTCCTTTTCGGTCGAGTGCAATCACGCCGCCTTCGCCTTTCCGATCAACGAGTTTTTTCATCACAACTTCGTTGGCGGCCTTCTGCACGTTATACCCTTTATACTCCATTAAAGCGGAGATATCGTAGCCCACCACCGAGCGGATAAAATACTCCCCGTGACCCGTTGCCGAAACTGCACAGGTTTCATTGCTGGCGTAGGTGCCAGCGCCAATGATGGGTGCATCGCCCACACGACCATACCGCTTGTTGGTCATGCCGCCCGTTGAGGTTCCCGCTGCCAGGTTGCCATATTGATCTAGCGCCACGCAACCCACCGTCCCGTATTTTTTCCCTTCTACAAAAATTTCATCATCTACCACTGCGCCGGTTGTATCCCTGGCTGAATGATCCAGCTCCACCCGTTCTTCCTTGATGGCTTCCTGCAAGGCGTTCCAGCGAGCTTCGGTATAAAAATAAGCCGGTTCTACTAGCTCTACGCCTTGTTTCTGCGCAAATTCCTCAGCTCCTTTTCCGATCAGCATGACGTGTTCGGATTTCTCCATCACTTTACGAGCCGCCGTAATCGGGTTTTTGATGTTTGTTACCCCCGCAATTGCTCCGGCCATGCCTGTTTTTCCGTCCATGATCGAGGCATCCAACTCATTTTTACCTTCGTGTGTAAAAACGGCGCCCTTTCCTGCATTGAACAAAGGCGAGTCTTCCATAACGTGAATCGCTGCTTCGACGGCATCCAGACTGGTACCGCCTTTTTTTAGCACGGCATACCCTGCCTCAAGTGCCTGCGTTAGAGCTGCTCGATAGCCTTTTTCTTTTTCAGGCGTCATGTTTTTGCGGGTAATAGTCCCCGCTCCGCCGTGAATGACGAGGGTAATTTTGTTCTTGTAATCCTGAGCGTTGAGCATAAATGATAAGCTAAGACCCACCAGAATTAAGACCAATTTCTTCATGGATTGTTTGTTGATGAATAGGGAATAACAGGCAAAAACAGCCCTATTTTTCATTATGCAGCGCAAATGGCTGGTCGTTGGATACCCAGGATAGCCACTTGTTCTGCGCTTTCATGACTTGTTCGATGACATCGCGCACGGCACCCTGGCCGCCCCCTTTTGGTGAGATGTAATTACAAACCGCCTGAATTTCATCAACGGCATCAGCAGGGCAGGTGCTTAGTAGATTGGGGCGTCTCAATACAGGGAAATCTGGAATATCGTCGCCCATGTACAGCACTTCTTCCTCACTGATTTTGTGCTGGTTCAGATAACCCAGATAAGCATGAATTTTCTGGTCGGTTGGGCCTCCCATCATCACATCCTTGATTTTCAGGAACTCCAGCCGCTTCCGAACACCCACCTGACTGCCAGCCGAAAGAATGGCCACCCGATAACCCGAAAAAATGGCCCGCTCGATGGCATACCCATCTTTAATGTTGAAAGTCCGGTATTGCTCACCCGATTCCAGCGCGTTGACAGATCCGTCGGTCATTACGCCATCAACATCAAAAATAAAGGTTGTAATCTGTTTAAATCGCTCCTGAATTGCTGTCATGCCGAGTTTTTCTTAGCCCAATAATCGTTTACTCAAAAATACGATTTATATCGTTTGGAGAAGGAAAAGCTAACTTCTTAGTAATTCAATTGCGTACCGTTTCTGAATGCTGTCGGTCATCACTTCGTATAATTCCAGCCATTCCGGTTTGTTGGCCAAATACTCCAGATGCATATCCAGCACACTTAAATCGCCGCGCCGCGCCGGACCTGTCTGCACCAGGGCGGGATGCTGCACCGATAAGGCTTTACGGACAGTTTCGCGAATAAGTGGTTTCAGCAGGTCAAAATCAAGAGTCTCGGTATCCGTAATGTCCTTGGCAACGCCCAGCAGGTAATTGGTAAAATTACAGGCAAAAACGGCGGCTACGTGCAACACCCTACGCTCCTGTGAATTAACTAGATAGACAATTTTGCTCATTGTTTGCCCTAAGGCTACCAGGATTTCTTCCGTCTCTTTGTCGCTGGCTTCAAGGCAGAGGGGCAACTCCTCAAAACTGATCGGATCGGTACTTTTACTGAAGGTTTGCAAGGGGTAAAAAACACC of Tellurirhabdus bombi contains these proteins:
- a CDS encoding Rossmann-like and DUF2520 domain-containing protein; the protein is MKIAFIGAGNVALHMAVAVETAGHHVAEVYSRDPQHARRLVSMLYDARLNPDLNFDESVADLFVLAVPDDAIEEVVKQLVLPESAILVHTSGGISLDSLQKWAEIYSDVTLRTGVFYPLQTFSKSTDPISFEELPLCLEASDKETEEILVALGQTMSKIVYLVNSQERRVLHVAAVFACNFTNYLLGVAKDITDTETLDFDLLKPLIRETVRKALSVQHPALVQTGPARRGDLSVLDMHLEYLANKPEWLELYEVMTDSIQKRYAIELLRS
- a CDS encoding aminotransferase class IV, whose amino-acid sequence is MYGYFNGTILPVEQMAVGVTDLSLLRGYGLFDYFRTYNGRPFQWDWYWERFTNSAAKLHMSLPIEKDEAYQVVMELLEKSGGIDMSFRFILTGGYSLDSITVSQPNLLFMAEELPPHNPNQYETGIKVILDEYVREMAEVKTTDYKRVILLAQAIRAARAVDILYHKDGEISELSRSNFFILKGNRLITPNRNILHGITRRTVLHLAEADFEVEERPVLLSELYDADEAFTTSTTKKVLPITQIGDFTIADGKPGERTKYLLEQFEELVNNW
- a CDS encoding isoaspartyl peptidase/L-asparaginase family protein, which produces MKKLVLILVGLSLSFMLNAQDYKNKITLVIHGGAGTITRKNMTPEKEKGYRAALTQALEAGYAVLKKGGTSLDAVEAAIHVMEDSPLFNAGKGAVFTHEGKNELDASIMDGKTGMAGAIAGVTNIKNPITAARKVMEKSEHVMLIGKGAEEFAQKQGVELVEPAYFYTEARWNALQEAIKEERVELDHSARDTTGAVVDDEIFVEGKKYGTVGCVALDQYGNLAAGTSTGGMTNKRYGRVGDAPIIGAGTYASNETCAVSATGHGEYFIRSVVGYDISALMEYKGYNVQKAANEVVMKKLVDRKGEGGVIALDRKGNVAMPFNSEGMYRGFIKADGVSEVKIYKD
- a CDS encoding KdsC family phosphatase, with product MTAIQERFKQITTFIFDVDGVMTDGSVNALESGEQYRTFNIKDGYAIERAIFSGYRVAILSAGSQVGVRKRLEFLKIKDVMMGGPTDQKIHAYLGYLNQHKISEEEVLYMGDDIPDFPVLRRPNLLSTCPADAVDEIQAVCNYISPKGGGQGAVRDVIEQVMKAQNKWLSWVSNDQPFALHNEK